The proteins below come from a single Lepeophtheirus salmonis chromosome 4, UVic_Lsal_1.4, whole genome shotgun sequence genomic window:
- the LOC121116868 gene encoding uncharacterized protein has protein sequence MNLFLIVSALLCICSVNVHSQRCSRHQFLPSPSFTLDKVCKETKSCANQCQNVQKEVCNYVNQYVCTTYKRYQCLIQNLCSQRNPSNESALSKIKNSKNKFLNNVAYGFMSNVRVARCINSTHCSAKSRSSLPQGPSYQWKSNPTLNSRSKNGYKSGSYNQKSVPRTSMPPLSSDRDTPLSSNSITEYEKKNNGERQKSRTAFCNKRVCSYVPYKESCGLKPLQNCQFLPQKQCKYVCSSSWTCCGQETVPTTTPRPPLPFSHGSVPHSAPSALPVFPGPPAPPTDFNVIVGQPSPDFGIPVEDDDDDYDYNEDFVIVEA, from the exons atgaatttatttttaatc gtTTCTGCACTACTATGTATCTGCTCAGTCAATGTCCATAGTCAAAGGTGCTCAAGACATCAGTTCCTTCCTTCACCAAGTTTTACGCTGGATAAAGTATGCAAGGAAACAAAGAGTTGCGCAAATCAGTGCcaaaatgttcaaaaagaaGTTTGTAATTATGTGAATCAATATGTGTGTACTACTTATAAAAGATATCAGTGccttattcaaaatttatgttcTCAAAGAAACCCATCGAATGAAAGTGCCCTtagtaaaataaagaatagtaaaaataaatttctaaacaaTGTTGCGTATGGTTTTATGAGCAACGTGAGGGTTGCTAGGTGTATTAATTCAACGCATTGCTCAGCCAAATCCCGATCTTCACTTCCTCAAGGTCCTTCATACCAATGGAAATCAAATCCAACACTCAATAGTAGAAGTAAAAATGGATACAAATCAGGATCTTACAATCAAAAGTCTGTTCCGAGGACATCTATGCCTCCTTTGTCCTCTGATAGGGACACGCCCCTTTCTTCAAACTCCATCACGGAGtacgaaaaaaagaataatggagAACGTCAAAAATCACGGACTGCTTTTTGTAATAAACGAGTGTGCTCTTACGTACCTTACAAAGAATCATGTGGACTCAAACCCCTTCAAAACTGTCAATTTCTTCCTCAAAAGCAATGCAAATATGTATGTTCTAGTTCATGGACATGCTGTGGACAAGAAACAGTCCCCACAACTACACCCCGACCCCCTCTTCCATTCTCACATGGCTCCGTTCCTCATTCAGCCCCATCAGCACTACCAGTCTTCCCGGGTCCACCCGCTCCACCTACGGATTTTAATGTTATTGTTGGACAGCCATCTCCAGATTTTGGAATTCCTGTCGAGGATGATGACGACGATTACGACTACAATGAAGATTTTGTCATCGTTGAAgcataa